The Amycolatopsis nigrescens CSC17Ta-90 genomic interval TGGCGGGCGGTGGCGGCGGTGAAAGGCGGGACATCGTTGTCCTCCCGGGTTGGGCTGGTCGGCGGGGTCAGAACGAGAGCGTGAGGCGGTCTCCCGGGTGCGCGGACAGGCCGGTCAGGCGCGCGGAGGTTGGTGCTACGACGGCGAAATGGGTGGCCGATCTTCCGCGGGCGGTGACGGTCACCCGGTACCGGCCGGGGCGCGGCCAGGCCGCGGCGGGGGAGGGCAGGACGTGCTCCCCGCCGGTCGCGGTGACCGGCACCCGGTGGCGGCGGCCGAGCAGTCGGCACGCCTGCTCGGTGCGGCCCGCGGCGATCTCGCGCCGGATCCGGGTGGACGAGACGCGTGCGCCGTCGAGGAGCACGGTGTCCACTGTGGTCACATCCGCGTTGTGGCGGTGCAGCCGTGCGGCCAGGGTGTGCGGGTCCCCGGCGGCGCGGGCGCCGTAGCGGAAGTCGGGTCCGGTCGTCACCGACCTGGCCCGCAGGCGGCCGGCCAGTATCTCGTCGGCGAACCGCTCGGCCGAGGTGCCGAGCATTTCGGCGGTCACCGGGAGGGCCAGCACGAACCGCATACCGTGCTGGTGCAGCAGCCGCGCCTTGTCGTCGAGCTCGGTCAGCACGGCGGGCACCCGCTCCGGTGCGATCAGGTGCAGCGGGTGGCGCGCGAACGTGACCGCACCCGCCGGCACGCCGAGGGCGGCGGCCCGCTCGCGGGCGTCCGCCAGCAGGCTCTGGTGTCCGCAGTGGACTCCGTCGAACTGGCCGATGGTCAGCACGGTGGGGCCGAGGCCGTCCGGGATCTGGTCCAGGTCGGTCCACAGCACCGGCCAGGCGGCCGCGTCCACGGTGGCGAGCGATCGGGTCACGACCCGGCCTCCCGCCGCTCGGCCGCCCGGTCCGCGCCGGTCCAAGCCAGCGCCACCGCGCCGTCCAGCAGGGCCCGTTCGGCGGTGCCGCCGACGCAGAACGCGGCGAACTCGCGCTGGTGATTGGTGGCGGGCAGCGAGCCGATGCCGATGTACGGATGGATCGCCGGGACCACCTGGGAGACGTTCCCCATGTCGGTGGAGGCGCGGTTCATCTTCGCCGCGGCCCCGGCCGGGGCGAACTCCCGGCCGAGTTCCCGCGCGTTCGCCCGGTAGGCCGCGAGTGCCGTCTCGTCGGCGCGGAACTCGGCGTAGGGCTTGCTCTCCGGCTCGATCTCCAGGTCGCAGCCGGTGGCCAGCGCGCCGGCCTCGAAGGCTCGGAGCACCCGCGGTTCGAGCGCCGCCAGCTCGGCCAGCGTCTCGGCCCGCACGTACCAGCGTCCGGACGCGTGCTCCGGAATCGCGTTCGGCGCGTCCCCCGCCTTGGTCACCACGCCGTGCACCCGCGCCGACGAGGGCAGCTGCTGGCGCAGCAGGCCGATCGCGACCTGGGCGACGGTGAACGCGTCGGCCGCGTTGATCCCGGCCTCCGGGTACGCCGCGGCGTGCGCGGAGCGGCCGGTGTAGGAGATCTTCGAGTGGCTGACCGCGAACGGCCGTGCCTCCGCGACGTCCACCGGTGCCGGGTGCACCATCATCGCGAGGTCCGCGCCGGTGAACGCGCCCCGGTCGAGCAGTTCGATCTTGCCGCCGCCGCCCTCCTCGGCCGGGGTGCCGTAGACCTCCACGGTCAGCCCGGCGTCGTCCGCGATGGCGGCGAGGCCGAGTGCGGCACCGATCGAGCTGGCCGCGATCAGGTTGTGCCCGCAGGCGTGGCCGAGCCCGGGCAGCGCGTCGTACTCGGCGCACAA includes:
- a CDS encoding M20 family metallopeptidase, which translates into the protein MTSLKQVARAEIDRHAGELVRLSERLHANPETAWEEYRAAAAVPELLDRAGFAMTSSYLGLETAFLASAGSGPTRIALCAEYDALPGLGHACGHNLIAASSIGAALGLAAIADDAGLTVEVYGTPAEEGGGGKIELLDRGAFTGADLAMMVHPAPVDVAEARPFAVSHSKISYTGRSAHAAAYPEAGINAADAFTVAQVAIGLLRQQLPSSARVHGVVTKAGDAPNAIPEHASGRWYVRAETLAELAALEPRVLRAFEAGALATGCDLEIEPESKPYAEFRADETALAAYRANARELGREFAPAGAAAKMNRASTDMGNVSQVVPAIHPYIGIGSLPATNHQREFAAFCVGGTAERALLDGAVALAWTGADRAAERREAGS